From Novipirellula galeiformis, the proteins below share one genomic window:
- the mqnC gene encoding cyclic dehypoxanthinyl futalosine synthase, translating into MIAPAADNSIRAILDKAIAGQRLTPAEGLQLLESHDLAALGAAAEAVSRRMHPEPYRTYNIDRNINYTNVCTAVCNFCAFYRGPKSDEGYVLPRAELLAKIEETVALGGNQILLQGGLHPKYKLDWYEEMLGDIKQAFPEVNIHGFSPPELHHFTKVNNLSIEEVLQRLKAAGLGSIPGGGAEILVDRVRNEITRGKVMTDDWLNVMRVWHKLGGVSSSTMMFGHVETLEERVEHLRRVRELQDETNGFTAFICWTFQPDNTELSHIPPKGSFEYLKTLAVSRLFLDNVPNIQSSWVTQGLKVGQLSLLFGANDMGSLMLEENVVAEAGTVHFLTLDQIREAIEELGFEARQRSVDYKLVAPELEQKAIEANRKRAATELVQLS; encoded by the coding sequence ATGATCGCTCCTGCCGCTGATAACTCGATCCGTGCCATTTTGGACAAAGCAATCGCAGGCCAACGGCTGACCCCCGCCGAAGGACTTCAATTGCTCGAGAGCCACGATTTGGCTGCGCTCGGCGCCGCCGCCGAAGCGGTCTCGCGGCGGATGCATCCCGAGCCCTATCGAACGTACAACATCGACCGAAATATCAACTACACCAACGTCTGTACGGCAGTCTGTAATTTCTGTGCGTTCTATCGTGGGCCGAAAAGTGATGAAGGCTACGTGCTGCCCCGCGCCGAACTATTGGCAAAGATTGAAGAGACCGTCGCACTGGGCGGTAACCAAATCTTGCTGCAAGGCGGATTGCATCCGAAATACAAGCTCGACTGGTATGAGGAGATGCTCGGCGACATCAAGCAAGCGTTTCCCGAGGTGAACATTCATGGATTCAGCCCTCCCGAGCTGCACCATTTCACCAAGGTCAACAACCTTTCGATCGAAGAAGTGCTGCAGCGACTTAAAGCGGCCGGCTTGGGCAGCATCCCTGGCGGCGGTGCCGAAATCTTGGTCGACCGCGTTCGCAACGAGATCACTCGTGGCAAAGTCATGACTGACGACTGGTTAAACGTGATGCGAGTCTGGCACAAACTAGGCGGCGTCAGCAGCAGTACGATGATGTTCGGACATGTCGAAACGCTGGAGGAGCGAGTGGAACATCTCCGCCGTGTTCGCGAGTTGCAGGATGAAACCAATGGCTTCACCGCCTTCATTTGCTGGACGTTCCAGCCCGACAATACCGAATTGTCGCACATCCCACCGAAGGGTTCATTCGAGTACCTGAAAACATTGGCGGTGTCGCGGTTGTTCCTTGATAATGTGCCCAACATTCAAAGCAGCTGGGTCACGCAAGGATTAAAAGTCGGTCAATTGTCGCTGCTGTTTGGTGCCAACGACATGGGCAGTTTGATGCTCGAAGAAAACGTGGTCGCCGAAGCTGGCACGGTTCACTTTTTGACGCTCGATCAAATCCGCGAGGCGATCGAAGAGCTCGGGTTCGAAGCCCGGCAACGCAGCGTCGATTACAAGCTTGTCGCGCCCGAACTCGAGCAAAAAGCGATCGAGGCCAATCGCAAACGTGCGGCCACGGAATTGGTGCAACTTAGCTAA